A part of Solea solea chromosome 8, fSolSol10.1, whole genome shotgun sequence genomic DNA contains:
- the lrp13 gene encoding very low-density lipoprotein receptor isoform X3, whose product MGRCLFFCAVFLLLTGSLQAGSSSALRCSFGSKLCKDASECVRYSSVCDGEPDCRDGSDEDDCAFECSKDQFQCAHGRKCVAKEQVCDGVPQCQDRSDELQCMTQTEGCVHNCDNNSRCLPASFLCDGEKDCLDGTDEASCGDAEEDGKEKDEGAITTPSVSVGPLPVKCPLGAKICKDKSDCVHYNHVCDGEADCRDGSDEEDCDTACGTEQYQCAHGRKCIERSQLCDGIPQCQDRSDEMDCSKHMEGCTHHCDNKSRCVPNSFLCDGERDCWDGSDEANCADEACSATEFKCTSGQCVLATMHCDGHPDCRDGSDEESCTKAVACTTKHRCLHSKECLVQEWICDGDRDCKDGTDEKDCPMAPLTCGEFQLSCKSKTKCIPTAWRCDGVKDCDDGSDETECGAVTCLPHQFHCRSQECLDPSLVCNGITNCADGSDEGGSCQTLCTEADRQSCSQSCYSTPQGTRCRCKAGFRLTEDTVTCADIDECEGRIPGVCSQLCVNSPGSYRCDCHPGYIIEANGHHCKITGEPYLLSSIQTDLFVFGLRSGSLNVLSSSAKKAILSLDYDWKEQRVFWVSLDSESIRWSSLSQKTTGTMITGVRADCIAVDWLGRNLYWIDGVNSQIVAIRLAAGPVKSLDHSVILDEDLDQPRSLALLPQKGLMFWTDIGNVVKIERAGMDGSERKAVVNSSLGWPGGIAVDVISDRVYWTDERLGAIGSVTLDGDDIRILQTRETTNPFSLAVFNDMLYWSDAKRRVVQAAHKISGKNRQVLLKRPKQPFGVKIIHPWLQMGTRSPCEKMYCSHMCVLAQGPKAVCKCPSGLLLSADGLTCSSLVNSAFLLMLSPSTVTQIYLQSRLTAAEPKGWPEHLALQLPTVNEAVIMDYNLRDNTLFLTDDGTNSLSAFKLKDSDLVSQGQLLKLLGDTITAMALDWVTLNIYWSSSKQPRLHATSIMGAFTTVLIKEGIGRVGSIALHPPSGRVCFTNLGLQGTGTVATVECANMDGAEQRVVWKDAVQPSSLVFSANGDGIYWADTALGSIGCVRFDGSAYRELKAGDGLVAVAVSDDTLLWMTVTDKTRLWYRDEQQQNKMWFEVGTQVVSLKAFGKSSQSGANKCTHNGNCQHLCLATPAGRTCKCGHDHVLVNATHCKLDQGCPVGRRPCLDQLSCQPIEKFCDGRVDCSDHSDENCVDQKQWLEVFAPVQPHSSSPPSSLPPPKPTDVKATLNVSGLLLNLDAQQCSQKRCSGNGECVKVGGDTNCECSLGYTGDSCQDHFLKTMQGPIVYGAAGLCVAVVVIAVMAVVVKRKKSANMRRASSAAMKETSMTDLKNKEENTPAPVDAEKPEEVVSSVD is encoded by the exons ATGgggagatgtttgtttttttgtgcagtcTTTTTGCTGTTGACAGGGTCCTTGCAAG CTGGAAGCAGCAGTGCTTTAAGGTGCAGCTTTGGCTCTAAACTGTGCAAGGACGCCTCTGAGTGTGTCCgctacagcagtgtgtgtgacgGCGAGCCTGACTGCAGGGATGGCTCAGATGAAGACGACTGTGCGTTTGAATGCAGCAAAG ACCAGTTCCAGTGTGCCCATGGGAGGAAGTGTGTAGCAAAGGAGCAGGTTTGCGATGGTGTACCTCAGTGTCAGGACCGCTCTGATGAGCTGCAGTGTATGACACAAACAGAAGGCTGTGTTCACAACTGTGACAACAACAGTCGCTGCTTGCCAGCGAGCTTCCTCTGCGATGGAGAGAAGGACTGTTTGGATGGCACAGACGAGGCCAGCTGTG GGGATGCTGAGGAAGATGGGAAGGAAAAAGACGAGGGGGCCATTACAACCCCTTCTGTATCTGTCGGTCCTTTGCCTGTCAAATGTCCACTGGGTGCCAAAATCTGCAAGGACAAATCCGATTGTGTCCATTACAACCACGTCTGTGATGGAGAAGCAGACTGCAGAGATGGCTCGGACGAGGAAGACTGTGACACAGCATGTGGAACAG AGCAGTACCAGTGCGCTCATGGAAGGAAGTGCATTGAGAGGAGCCAGTTGTGTGATGGTATACCTCAGTGTCAGGACCGCTCAGATGAAATGGATTGTTCCAAGCACATGGAAGGCTGCACTCACCACTGTGACAACAAGAGCCGCTGCGTTCCCAACAGCTTCCTCTGCGATGGAGAGAGGGACTGTTGGGATGGAAGTGACGAGGCAAACTGTG CCGATGAGGCCTGCAGTGCCACTGAATTTAAGTGCACCAGTGGCCAGTGTGTGTTGGCCACAATGCACTGTGACGGTCATCCAGACTGCAGGGACGGCTCAGACGAGGAGAGCTGCACCAAAGCTGTGGCCTGCACCACCAAACACCGCTGCCTCCACAGCAAGGAGTGTTTGGTGCAGGAGTGGATCTGCGATGGAGATCGAGACTGTAAAGATGGCACAGACGAGAAG GATTGTCCCATGGCTCCTCTCACCTGTGGTGAGTTCCAGTTGTCATGCAAGTCCAAGACGAAGTGTATCCCTACAGCCTGGAGGTGTGATGGTGTGAAGGACTGCGACGATGGCAGTGACGAGACTGAAT GTGGCGCGGTGACTTGCCTTCCTCACCAGTTCCACTGTAGAAGTCAGGAATGCCTGGATCCATCCCTGGTGTGTAATGGAATTACGAACTGTGCAGACGGCTCTGATGAGGGAGGAAGCTGCCAAACGCTGTGCACGGAGGCCGATCGGCAGAGCTGCTCCCAGAGCTGCTACAGTACACCGCAGGGAACG CGTTGTCGCTGTAAAGCAGGATTCAGGCTCACGGAGGACACGGTGACCTGTGCTGATATTGACGAGTGTGAAGGTCGGATCCCGGGTGTGTGCAGTCAACTGTGCGTCAACTCACCCGGCTCCTACAGATGTGATTGTCACCCGGGCTACATCATTGAGGCCAATGGACACCACTGTAAAATCACAG GGGAACCTTACCTGTTGTCATCGATCCAGACGgacctgtttgtgtttggactGCGCAGTGGCAGCCTGAATGTGTTGTCCTCCTCTGCCAAGAAGGCCATCCTGTCTCTGGACTATGACTGGAAGGAACAGAGGGTCTTCTGGGTCAGTCTGGACTCCGAGAGCATCAGGTGGTCCTCGCTCTCCCAAAAGACCACAGGGACAATGATTACAG GAGTGAGGGCAGACTGTATAGCTGTAGACTGGCTCGGCAGGAACCTGTACTGGATCGACGGGGTGAACAGTCAGATTGTTGCCATCAGACTGGCCGCAGGCCCCGTGAAATCCCTGGACCACAGTGTCATCCTGGACGAAGACCTGGATCAGCCCCGCTCTCTGGCCCTGCTGCCACAGAAAGG TCTGATGTTCTGGACAGACATCGGTAATGTAGTGAAGATTGAGCGGGCGGGGATGGACGGCTCCGAGAGGAAGGCAGTGGTGAACTCCAGTCTGGGCTGGCCTGGTGGCATCGCTGTGGACGTGATCTCAGACAGGGTCTACTGGACAGATGAAAGACTTGGGGCGATTGGCTCTGTGACACTGGATGGAGATGATATCCGG ATTCTACAAACGAGAGAAACCACCAACCCATTCTCGCTGGCAGTGTTTAATGACATGCTCTACTGGTCTGATGCCAAGAGACGAGTGGTGCAGGCTGCTCATAAGATCTCTGGCAAGAACCGGCAAGTTCTCCTGAAAAGACCTAAACAGCCTTTTGGTGTGAag ATTATCCACCCATGGCTCCAGATGGGAACTCGGAGCCCCTGTGAGAAAATGTACTGCtcccacatgtgtgtgttggccCAAGGACCCAAAGCCGTCTGCAagtgtccgtctggacttttacTGTCTGCCGACGGGCTGACCTGTTCCAGCCTGGTCAATTCGGCGTTCCTGCTCATGCTGTCTCCTTCTACTGTCACCCAG ATTTATCTGCAGTCACGTCTCACAGCGGCAGAGCCGAAGGGCTGGCCCGAGCACCTGGCCCTACAGTTGCCCACCGTCAATGAAGCGGTCATCATGGACTACAACCTACGCGACAACACTTTGTTCTTGACTGACGATGGCACAAATTCACTTAGCGCCTTCAAACTGAAGGACTCAGACTTGGTGTCCCAGGGTCAGCTTCTCAAACTCCTGGGTGACACCATCACTGCCATGGCCCTGGACTGGGTGACTCTGAACATCTACTGGAGCAGCAGTAAACAGCCCCGCCTGCATGCCACCTCCATCATGGGTGCCTTCACCACAGTTCTCATCAAGGAGGGAATTGGGAGAGTGGGGTCCATTGCTCTCCATCCTCCCAGTGGCAGAGTTTGTTTCACTAACCTGGGTCTGCAGGGCACGGGCACCGTGGCGACTGTAGAGTGTGCCAACATGGATGGTGCTGAGCAGAGAGTGGTGTGGAAGGATGCTGTCCAGCCCTCATCTCTGGTCTTCTCTGCTAATGGTGATGGAATTTACTGGGCTGACACTG CTTTAGGAAGCATCGGCTGTGTCCGGTTTGATGGCTCTGCGTACAGAGAGTTGAAGGCTGGTGATGGCCTGGTCGCTGTGGCCGTTAGTGATGACACACTGCTCTGGATGACTGTCACTG ACAAAACCAGACTCTGGTACAGAGACgaacagcagcagaacaaaaTGTGGTTTGAAGTTGGTACACAAGTGGTCAGCCTAAAGGCTTTTGGCAAGTCAAGTCAGTCTG GTGccaacaaatgcacacacaacgGAAACTGCCAGCATTTATGCCTCGCCACCCCGGCAGGCCGGACGTGCAAGTGCGGCCATGATCACGTCCTGGTGAATGCTACTCACTGTAAACTGGACCAGGGCTGCCCAGTGGGCAGAAGACCGTGTCTGGATCAGCTCTCATGCCAACCTATTGAGAAGTTCTGCGATGGTCGCGTAGACTGCTCGGACCACTCGGATGAGAACT GTGTCGACCAGAAACAATGGCTGGAAGTATTTGCTCCCGTCCAGCCTCACAGCTCCTCTCCACCCTCGTCTCTCCCTCCACCGAAACCCACTGACGTGAAGGCGACCCTGAACGTCAGCGGCCTCCTCTTGAACCT
- the lrp13 gene encoding very low-density lipoprotein receptor isoform X2 has translation MGRCLFFCAVFLLLTGSLQVVSAGSSSALRCSFGSKLCKDASECVRYSSVCDGEPDCRDGSDEDDCAFECSKDQFQCAHGRKCVAKEQVCDGVPQCQDRSDELQCMTQTEGCVHNCDNNSRCLPASFLCDGEKDCLDGTDEASCGDAEEDGKEKDEGAITTPSVSVGPLPVKCPLGAKICKDKSDCVHYNHVCDGEADCRDGSDEEDCDTACGTEQYQCAHGRKCIERSQLCDGIPQCQDRSDEMDCSKHMEGCTHHCDNKSRCVPNSFLCDGERDCWDGSDEANCADEACSATEFKCTSGQCVLATMHCDGHPDCRDGSDEESCTKAVACTTKHRCLHSKECLVQEWICDGDRDCKDGTDEKDCPMAPLTCGEFQLSCKSKTKCIPTAWRCDGVKDCDDGSDETECGAVTCLPHQFHCRSQECLDPSLVCNGITNCADGSDEGGSCQTLCTEADRQSCSQSCYSTPQGTRCRCKAGFRLTEDTVTCADIDECEGRIPGVCSQLCVNSPGSYRCDCHPGYIIEANGHHCKITGEPYLLSSIQTDLFVFGLRSGSLNVLSSSAKKAILSLDYDWKEQRVFWVSLDSESIRWSSLSQKTTGTMITGVRADCIAVDWLGRNLYWIDGVNSQIVAIRLAAGPVKSLDHSVILDEDLDQPRSLALLPQKGLMFWTDIGNVVKIERAGMDGSERKAVVNSSLGWPGGIAVDVISDRVYWTDERLGAIGSVTLDGDDIRILQTRETTNPFSLAVFNDMLYWSDAKRRVVQAAHKISGKNRQVLLKRPKQPFGVKIIHPWLQMGTRSPCEKMYCSHMCVLAQGPKAVCKCPSGLLLSADGLTCSSLVNSAFLLMLSPSTVTQIYLQSRLTAAEPKGWPEHLALQLPTVNEAVIMDYNLRDNTLFLTDDGTNSLSAFKLKDSDLVSQGQLLKLLGDTITAMALDWVTLNIYWSSSKQPRLHATSIMGAFTTVLIKEGIGRVGSIALHPPSGRVCFTNLGLQGTGTVATVECANMDGAEQRVVWKDAVQPSSLVFSANGDGIYWADTALGSIGCVRFDGSAYRELKAGDGLVAVAVSDDTLLWMTVTDKTRLWYRDEQQQNKMWFEVGTQVVSLKAFGKSSQSGANKCTHNGNCQHLCLATPAGRTCKCGHDHVLVNATHCKLDQGCPVGRRPCLDQLSCQPIEKFCDGRVDCSDHSDENCVDQKQWLEVFAPVQPHSSSPPSSLPPPKPTDVKATLNVSGLLLNLDAQQCSQKRCSGNGECVKVGGDTNCECSLGYTGDSCQDHFLKTMQGPIVYGAAGLCVAVVVIAVMAVVVKRKKSANMRRASSAAMKETSMTDLKNKEENTPAPVDAEKPEEVVSSVD, from the exons ATGgggagatgtttgtttttttgtgcagtcTTTTTGCTGTTGACAGGGTCCTTGCAAG TTGTTTCAGCTGGAAGCAGCAGTGCTTTAAGGTGCAGCTTTGGCTCTAAACTGTGCAAGGACGCCTCTGAGTGTGTCCgctacagcagtgtgtgtgacgGCGAGCCTGACTGCAGGGATGGCTCAGATGAAGACGACTGTGCGTTTGAATGCAGCAAAG ACCAGTTCCAGTGTGCCCATGGGAGGAAGTGTGTAGCAAAGGAGCAGGTTTGCGATGGTGTACCTCAGTGTCAGGACCGCTCTGATGAGCTGCAGTGTATGACACAAACAGAAGGCTGTGTTCACAACTGTGACAACAACAGTCGCTGCTTGCCAGCGAGCTTCCTCTGCGATGGAGAGAAGGACTGTTTGGATGGCACAGACGAGGCCAGCTGTG GGGATGCTGAGGAAGATGGGAAGGAAAAAGACGAGGGGGCCATTACAACCCCTTCTGTATCTGTCGGTCCTTTGCCTGTCAAATGTCCACTGGGTGCCAAAATCTGCAAGGACAAATCCGATTGTGTCCATTACAACCACGTCTGTGATGGAGAAGCAGACTGCAGAGATGGCTCGGACGAGGAAGACTGTGACACAGCATGTGGAACAG AGCAGTACCAGTGCGCTCATGGAAGGAAGTGCATTGAGAGGAGCCAGTTGTGTGATGGTATACCTCAGTGTCAGGACCGCTCAGATGAAATGGATTGTTCCAAGCACATGGAAGGCTGCACTCACCACTGTGACAACAAGAGCCGCTGCGTTCCCAACAGCTTCCTCTGCGATGGAGAGAGGGACTGTTGGGATGGAAGTGACGAGGCAAACTGTG CCGATGAGGCCTGCAGTGCCACTGAATTTAAGTGCACCAGTGGCCAGTGTGTGTTGGCCACAATGCACTGTGACGGTCATCCAGACTGCAGGGACGGCTCAGACGAGGAGAGCTGCACCAAAGCTGTGGCCTGCACCACCAAACACCGCTGCCTCCACAGCAAGGAGTGTTTGGTGCAGGAGTGGATCTGCGATGGAGATCGAGACTGTAAAGATGGCACAGACGAGAAG GATTGTCCCATGGCTCCTCTCACCTGTGGTGAGTTCCAGTTGTCATGCAAGTCCAAGACGAAGTGTATCCCTACAGCCTGGAGGTGTGATGGTGTGAAGGACTGCGACGATGGCAGTGACGAGACTGAAT GTGGCGCGGTGACTTGCCTTCCTCACCAGTTCCACTGTAGAAGTCAGGAATGCCTGGATCCATCCCTGGTGTGTAATGGAATTACGAACTGTGCAGACGGCTCTGATGAGGGAGGAAGCTGCCAAACGCTGTGCACGGAGGCCGATCGGCAGAGCTGCTCCCAGAGCTGCTACAGTACACCGCAGGGAACG CGTTGTCGCTGTAAAGCAGGATTCAGGCTCACGGAGGACACGGTGACCTGTGCTGATATTGACGAGTGTGAAGGTCGGATCCCGGGTGTGTGCAGTCAACTGTGCGTCAACTCACCCGGCTCCTACAGATGTGATTGTCACCCGGGCTACATCATTGAGGCCAATGGACACCACTGTAAAATCACAG GGGAACCTTACCTGTTGTCATCGATCCAGACGgacctgtttgtgtttggactGCGCAGTGGCAGCCTGAATGTGTTGTCCTCCTCTGCCAAGAAGGCCATCCTGTCTCTGGACTATGACTGGAAGGAACAGAGGGTCTTCTGGGTCAGTCTGGACTCCGAGAGCATCAGGTGGTCCTCGCTCTCCCAAAAGACCACAGGGACAATGATTACAG GAGTGAGGGCAGACTGTATAGCTGTAGACTGGCTCGGCAGGAACCTGTACTGGATCGACGGGGTGAACAGTCAGATTGTTGCCATCAGACTGGCCGCAGGCCCCGTGAAATCCCTGGACCACAGTGTCATCCTGGACGAAGACCTGGATCAGCCCCGCTCTCTGGCCCTGCTGCCACAGAAAGG TCTGATGTTCTGGACAGACATCGGTAATGTAGTGAAGATTGAGCGGGCGGGGATGGACGGCTCCGAGAGGAAGGCAGTGGTGAACTCCAGTCTGGGCTGGCCTGGTGGCATCGCTGTGGACGTGATCTCAGACAGGGTCTACTGGACAGATGAAAGACTTGGGGCGATTGGCTCTGTGACACTGGATGGAGATGATATCCGG ATTCTACAAACGAGAGAAACCACCAACCCATTCTCGCTGGCAGTGTTTAATGACATGCTCTACTGGTCTGATGCCAAGAGACGAGTGGTGCAGGCTGCTCATAAGATCTCTGGCAAGAACCGGCAAGTTCTCCTGAAAAGACCTAAACAGCCTTTTGGTGTGAag ATTATCCACCCATGGCTCCAGATGGGAACTCGGAGCCCCTGTGAGAAAATGTACTGCtcccacatgtgtgtgttggccCAAGGACCCAAAGCCGTCTGCAagtgtccgtctggacttttacTGTCTGCCGACGGGCTGACCTGTTCCAGCCTGGTCAATTCGGCGTTCCTGCTCATGCTGTCTCCTTCTACTGTCACCCAG ATTTATCTGCAGTCACGTCTCACAGCGGCAGAGCCGAAGGGCTGGCCCGAGCACCTGGCCCTACAGTTGCCCACCGTCAATGAAGCGGTCATCATGGACTACAACCTACGCGACAACACTTTGTTCTTGACTGACGATGGCACAAATTCACTTAGCGCCTTCAAACTGAAGGACTCAGACTTGGTGTCCCAGGGTCAGCTTCTCAAACTCCTGGGTGACACCATCACTGCCATGGCCCTGGACTGGGTGACTCTGAACATCTACTGGAGCAGCAGTAAACAGCCCCGCCTGCATGCCACCTCCATCATGGGTGCCTTCACCACAGTTCTCATCAAGGAGGGAATTGGGAGAGTGGGGTCCATTGCTCTCCATCCTCCCAGTGGCAGAGTTTGTTTCACTAACCTGGGTCTGCAGGGCACGGGCACCGTGGCGACTGTAGAGTGTGCCAACATGGATGGTGCTGAGCAGAGAGTGGTGTGGAAGGATGCTGTCCAGCCCTCATCTCTGGTCTTCTCTGCTAATGGTGATGGAATTTACTGGGCTGACACTG CTTTAGGAAGCATCGGCTGTGTCCGGTTTGATGGCTCTGCGTACAGAGAGTTGAAGGCTGGTGATGGCCTGGTCGCTGTGGCCGTTAGTGATGACACACTGCTCTGGATGACTGTCACTG ACAAAACCAGACTCTGGTACAGAGACgaacagcagcagaacaaaaTGTGGTTTGAAGTTGGTACACAAGTGGTCAGCCTAAAGGCTTTTGGCAAGTCAAGTCAGTCTG GTGccaacaaatgcacacacaacgGAAACTGCCAGCATTTATGCCTCGCCACCCCGGCAGGCCGGACGTGCAAGTGCGGCCATGATCACGTCCTGGTGAATGCTACTCACTGTAAACTGGACCAGGGCTGCCCAGTGGGCAGAAGACCGTGTCTGGATCAGCTCTCATGCCAACCTATTGAGAAGTTCTGCGATGGTCGCGTAGACTGCTCGGACCACTCGGATGAGAACT GTGTCGACCAGAAACAATGGCTGGAAGTATTTGCTCCCGTCCAGCCTCACAGCTCCTCTCCACCCTCGTCTCTCCCTCCACCGAAACCCACTGACGTGAAGGCGACCCTGAACGTCAGCGGCCTCCTCTTGAACCT